The following nucleotide sequence is from Triticum dicoccoides isolate Atlit2015 ecotype Zavitan chromosome 7B, WEW_v2.0, whole genome shotgun sequence.
cccctccccttcttCTCAGCCCTCCTCCGGTGGATCTCCCCCGCCACCGGCGGATGCCCCCGACCCTTCTATCTCCGCGCGCTCGTCCCCTTCTCGGGGCAGGGGGCGGCGTGGTGACGTGCGGTGGCCGGCGGCAcgcccccggcccagatctgggccctcccggccccatctgggtcctagcgggctGGCCATTGGCGTGGCTTCGACGTCCTCTGCGTGGCGCGGAGGAGCGGCTCGGTCTTGCGGTGGTGGCGGCGTCGGCATGCCTTCTGCAGCGTgaaggcgggagctttacgggcATTTGCAGACCCGGACGGACCTGTGGGCCCACGGGACCGGTATGCTCCTGCTATCACGTCCGGTCGGTTACCGTCGTTGACGGTGGAGGTTGGGCCCTCCCACGTGCCGACGTTGATGTTGTCCCGagtcccggctcctcttcttcATTGAGCAGGCCCCTTTCACGGTGTCGTGGTGAGACGGTGCGGAAGCTTCAAGACCGTTTTGGCGCAGAGTGGTGGTTTGTTTGGTGGCGTGCTCCGGATCGCGCGAGGTGAAGGTTTGGGATCGGGAGAAACCCCTGTCGGCCGAGCCGACTCCGGCGCGGTGGTACCTGAGGGTGCCACCGAACCTTCCTGGAGGGCGTTGGAGGTACCCTTCCTCTCTCCTAGTCGAGTACCGGGGGAaatccttggcagcagcgtcgtcatcgtcgcgtcccttcttggaggtgttgattggtaccggcgCTCCGAAGTATAGGTGCTTAGTGGAGGATCCCGGTGGGCGTTGGCGGTCGCGAAGCTTCTTCGTTTTTGTTTATCTGCcggtgtcggcatttgtttcttttctttttctttttcgtttCTTTTGAGCGTGCCTGTGTTGCTTCCACCTCAGCACCTATCTGATTGTATCGGTGGTGAtgtttgctttggaatacaaagcggggaaaACCTATTTCGTAAAGATATGGCCCAAAAAGTGGACTGTTTTCTCTGACTTTCGCACTACCCTCAATTTAATTCGTATGCACAGTGaggagtgaacggagggagtactaatataATAAACTATAAAATGCTCCGAAGCTTGCTACCTTGCATATACCCTCAGTTGGTCACCCGATCGAGTCACTGCTCACTACTGCACTGCAACTTCCGGCAATATTCAGCACGGCGCTTCCGTCTCCGCCCCGGTGGCTTGCTAGCTCTTCGACGGTCCTTGCTGCGCCATGGAGGAAACCCCACTCCCACAGCCACTGGTTCCTCGCGTCAGGCTCGGCGCCCAGGGCCTGGAGGTGATTTCTCCCTTGCCCCTCCACCGATTAACTATCTCCTCTTCTTGTTGGACACTGAATCTAACTAACGACCCAACAACGAGGCTGGCAGGTGTCTAAGCTGGGGTTCGGGTGCATGGGCCTGACGGGCTCCTACAGCGCCCCGCTCAGCGACGACGCCGGCGCCTCCGTCGTTGCGCACGCCTTCCGCCGCGGCGTCACCTTCTTCGACTCCTCCGACTTCTACGGCCCCCACACCAACGAGACGCTCCTCGGCAAGGTCTGCTCCGTTCACTGATTTACCTCCTTTGCAtttcagagtaatcaagcgtgtgtaTGTCTTTGTGTACTACAGGCGTTGAAGCAGCTGCCGAGGGAGCAGGTGCAGGTGGCCACCAAGTTCGGGATCCAGCAGTACGCGTACGACGAGGGCAGGGGCGCCGTGTGCGGCCGGCCGGAGTACGTGCGCGCCTGCTGCGAGGCCAGCCTGCGCCGCCTCGGCGTCGACTACATCGACCTCTACTACCAGCACCGGGTCGACACCACCACCCCCATCGAGGACACGGTCTCCTGATCAGCACCTTCATCCTGTTAATAACTGTGTTTGCAATGCATGAGTGATTGACTGGTGCGGTTGCTCACTGCAATTGCTATGCTGGGACATGCTTCTTCTGCAGATCGGTGAGCTCAAGAAGCTGGTGGAGGAGGGGAAGGTCAGGTACATTGGGCTCTCGGAGGCGAGCCCCGACACCATCCGGCGTGCTCACGCCGTGCACCCGATCTCCGCGGTGCAGATGGAGTGGTCCCTGTGGGCTCGTGACATCGAGCCCGACATTGTGCCGCTCTGCAGGTGAATTTTCTGCATTGCAAATTGTACATACTCGTGGGATCACCATAATGGGCAGTCCAAAGTGATTCTTCTGCTTTTATCTATGGACCCCAGGGAACTTGGGATTGGAATTGTTCCTTACAGCCCGATCGGCCGCGGGTTCTTCGGCGGAAGAGGAGTCACGGAGCAAGTGTCTGCTGAATCCAATCTGGTACCCAGACACTCAAGTGCTTCATTTGCAGCAGCCAATTCGTTTCAGTTACTTAGGCTTTGCCGTATCTTTATCACAGAAAAAGCACCCACGGTTTTCGGCAGAAAATCTGGAGAAGAACAAGCATCTCTATCTGAAAATGGAAGAACTAGCCAGGAAGCACCACTGCAGCCCTACTCAGCTAGCTTTAGCTTGGGTCCTGCATCAGGGGGATGATGTGGTTCCCATACCAGGTAAATGTTGCACTCCCTTCTTCAGTTGTCAGTTCTCATAGTAGGCGAAAAAACTCAAGATCATTTTTCTTGCATGCATTCCGATAGAAGTGAAATATTTCAGTGGCAGTCCAGCTTTATTCGGCAGTGAACTTACTCTACAGTTTGTCCTGATGTTTTAATACCTCCAAACATGTCCTAATTTATAATTGTTGTCACTTCCAAGTTCCAAACGAGTGCATCAGCAGCTCGTTTCTCCAGTAGACTGGCATTTGGTCACTGACAAATATGCTCTGTAATTTCTCAGGAACAACCAAGATCAAGAATCTGGACTCCAACATTGACTCCTTGAAGATAAAGCTCACGGAAGATGACCTGAAAGAAATTAGCAGCCAGATACGTGAAGAAGATGTGGCCGGTGTAAGGAGTTATACTTCCTTGGCGCATACCAACTGGAACCATGCAGACACACCAAAGAAGTAAAACTACAAAAAACGGTGATATGTGAGAATAAAACAGCCATGCCATCTACTGTATCTGCTATCGTGCTGAATGGTGCTGCATGTACCTTGTGAATCTTCCGTGCTAAATAATGTACTGCAAATAAGAACATGTGCACTGTCTCCAGGAATCATGTAAACTTCTGTCTGCATGCATAAAAAGAAGACCGAGACTGTAAGACGTGATTTGCCGTGCTCGTCCATCTTGGATGAAAATATCAGAAACAATTGATAAAGACTGAACGTCATAAATATGTGTGAAAGGTTGAACGGATAGAATAGCACACCTGAATTTACAGGTGGGGTAGATTGTTTAAAGTTGCACGGATAAAATGGAGGCTTCTGAATATAGGGGTGTGGTAGAATGGCATAGCGGCACATGTCCGGAATAAGCATTGAACGTTCGAGGCCCATGGAGGTGCATGGTTCAGCCAAACATTTCTCACTGTGTAATTTGCACAGCATCAACAGTAACTATGAGACCACAGGATCTTATCAGGTTTAGTGTCATGACCTCAAGCCTGATGCACATCTGATGCGGTCACCTCCACATGCTCCAGGCTCTCTTCCATTAAAGTAGAGGAGCTGCATTAGCTTTCAGGGACAGATGGTTTCAGCCCAGTAACATAAGACCCCAAACTTCATTTAACGTACTTCTACAATCTCTTCATAGCTGAACTTACACAAGAGCGGAATGCACTGCATAAGCAGTAGCCCTGGTGACAGGGGATAAGCTTACAATTAACGACACCAATGCTGATTATGGTAGATGTTAAGCAGGCTGGTTAAGAGCCAATGGGGAGCTCTGACAACCAAAGCGATAGGTGGCACTCAATCCATGTGAATGTCTTTGAATGCATTTCGGTTGCGCCATTTCTGGACAACCAAGACTTCCGAGAAAGAGCAGGAGCATTGTAGACCATAGACTTTGCATCAACTCTGAATATTGAAGCTTTGAGAgtgatcatcctttcctcactttcaTTCTTGCCCCTTTAACCTCTATTCTCCCCCACTGCAAGAGTAATCCAACCCCATGCAACATTAGTTCTAATATTATCAAATGTCCAAactgttagagttataatataagtcatttacccctttgtatttatcccgttgtataaggggtttcctgcatatgttccacacctgtacatgtatatatatcggcctatggcctcatgggaatacaagttgcctattcctaacatggtattagagctaggttaaTTTTTTTGCACGCTGCAACTCCTGCGTTTGATCCTCTCTGCATCCCGATCGATCTCCAACCAGGGCTGCTCGAAGTGTCCCCGATCGATCTCCTCCCGCCCGCCTCGATCTGGTCCCGCTAGCTTCGATCTCGTTCCCGATCGAGCTCCAGCCGGCCCCCCAATCGATCTCGTTGCACTTTCCGCCGATCGACTGTCTGCCGCTCCCCGATCCGTCCCGATTGGAAGCTCCCTCGTCAGATTCAGTTGATAAAAAAAAATGTCTGCTGCATCGGGCTATGTTGCTGTCCCTCGCTGTCCAGTAatctttgatggtactaactatACCGAGTTCTCTTCCTCCTAGAGTctgtcccatcacttgtaagtgggtctacaaggttaagactcgctccgatggttctcttgagcgtcacaaagctcgtcttgtggctcgtggttttcagcaggagcatggtcgtgattatgacgagacttttgctcctgtggcccatatgaccactattCGTACACTTCTTGTCGTTGCCTCTGCATGCCACTGGTCTATATCTCAACTTGATGtgaagaatgcctttcttaatggtgagctgcgtgaggaggtgtacatgcagccaccacctgggtattctgtccctgatggcatggtatgtcgtcttcgtcgctctctctatggtcttaagcaagccccccgcgcctggtttgagcgttttgcctctgtggtCACTGCCGCTGGTTTTTCAGCAAGTGATCATGATCCAGCATTGTTTATTTACctttctcctcgtggtcggactcttcttcttctctatgttgatgacatgatcatcactggggaTGACtccgagtatattgcctttgtaaaggcccgtcttagtgagcagtttcttatgtctgatcttggacctcttcgctactttcttgggattgaagtctcttctacctctgatggcttttttatatcccaggaaaagtatatccaggatcttcttgctcgtgctgctcttactgacgagcgcattgttgagacttctatggagctcaatgttcaccttcgtgctactgatggtgatcctctccctgacccgacgcgttatcgtcatcttgttggcagtcttgtctatctagctgtcactcgtccggacatctcttatccggttcataatctgagtcagtttgtctctgctcccacatcggttcactatagtcatctccttcgtgttctccgatatcttcggggcacgatctctcaccgtctattctttcctcgctccagttctttacagcttcaggcctattcggatgctacgtgggctagtgatccttcagatcgccgttcactttctgcttactgtgtttttcttggtggttctctcattgcctggaagacgaagaaacagattgcagtttcccgttcgagtgctgaggctgagttgcgagcaatggctcttttgacggcagaggtgacttggttacggtggttacttcaggattttggtgtttctgtcactacacGACTCTGCTCTTATCTAACAGTACAGGTGCTATTAGTATTGCGCGcgatcctgtgaagcatgagctcaccaagcatattggtgttgatgctttctatgtgcgcgctggtgtgcaggatcaggttattgctcttcagtatgtgccttcagagctacagttggcggatttcctgacgaaggcccagactagagcacaacatggcttttatctctccaaactcagtgttgttcatccaccatgagtttgagggggggtgttagagttataatataagtcatgtacccctttgtatttatcccgttatataaggggtttcctgcatatgttccacacctgtacatgtatatatatcggcctatggcctcatgggaatacaagttgcctATTCCTAACACAAACACTATCTAAATTTGCATAGATAATTACAGTACAGTAAGAAATTCAGTACAAACATAGCTTCTTCAATGAACAGTTTGTGTTCATGTTTTTTCGATGAAGGAAATTTAGATACATGATAAACTTCATTACTTTGTCCGTAGAGTATGGCTGACTCGATTCGCCTTCACAACTCACAAGAGAAATGGAACTATCGCAATATTATACTGCCATGGAATAGCTGGCTTACCTTTACAAGAGCAGAATGCTTCTGGTTGGATGCATCGTATCTACAGATCTACTCATTTCTCTTTGAATTTCTCTCATTCTTCCTTAAGGCTGTCTCTGTGCAGCCAACAACAAAACAATGAATGCCTCACCAGCGGCACCTTTGAATTGAATTAGCTGTCTACAAAGTGCATGCATAAAAAAAAAGTTATTGAAAAGAATACCAAACTATGAGATGTGAAAAATGCAACCTGCCAATTTACATATTCATCATAGAACATGATCTGCAATTCATGCTTGGATGAAAGGGACAATCAAACTTAGTGCATACTGAAAGTGGTTGGAACATACATAGGAAAAATAAGTCAAGAAAGAGGTTGCTTTTTTCTTTTTGCGGTCAGAGGAAAGAGGTTCCTTGATAATTTAAATCTCCAGAAATATTCAAAGAAAACAATATCTTGTGGGTCGCTCCATTTTGCATAGTGAAAACTCATATCTGCTGCTAATAAATTTGCTTTAAAAAATGACATCTCAACAGTGACATTTCTGAGAAAACATTATATGTTTTTAAATCTGTGCAACAGCAACTGTGCAGGTCAAAATGgagaaagaagcaaaaggttcaTAACAACCTCAAGCTATTTTGACTCCATTAAACACTATGGTCTTATGGCAGACAGTCTTCTACAAAAAAGAGTGTGAAGGAGGATCTTATTCTGCAGACTCAAAGACCTTATAAAATAATTGCATCCTCACGAGGTTGGACATTTTGATATCAGATGAAGTCAATGGACATTTAATATAAATAAGAACCATGAGTATAATATGGCACTGTAAGACTGTTGGGAGGAACTAGAAAGCAATGTAAAGGAAAATATTTTCCGCAAATACGAAAATTTCTCTGGACTCCCAGAACGGAAAAATATCATGAGCCCTATCCCACACACACCTGGTTGCAATCTCTAATAACACACTAGAATAACGCTAGTGCAAAGCTATTATCTGTTTACATCTTGTAGGTGTAATATCTGATGGCCTCTCAGTGAACATACACTTTGATGAATTGTGAACACTCATGTAGTAACACAAACACAGAGTAAAGCTCAAGCTTGTGGGGTTGAGTTCACTTGCAAGATTCTTCTCAAATGAAAGTTGAATCATATGAAGCCACACTAGTAAGCTGGGTTTGTATGAACTCCCACCAAACCTGTAGTCTGTTGATCCTGTGAAGTCAGTGGCTCATTATCAAATCCATCAGCCCCTGTAAATCACCGAACACACCAGTGTTTTACCAGTAATCGCTGCAAGAGCACTGCCCATCTTCAAACCGATGGAATCTTGCTCTATCCCGGATGATAATCACTCGGCCATAGGCTTTAGATATGAGCTTTGCCACTACATGGCAGTCCCCACAGATTCGGAGATTTTTTATCACCCGCAGGGTCTCCCCAGGTGGCGTGGCAATCAACCCAAATGCAATGGCCAGTTTTTCGCTATGATAGGACAATGCATACTGCTTCTCCTCCTCCCCGATGTCATGAAGCACATTGCTTGTTTCCGGCTCATATCCCAGCTCACCTATTTTTGACACAATTTCCTCTAGCGCTCTGTAAATCTCCTGCAACCTTGGGTGCTCTTTATCACCATTAATGAACTTATGCATTACACCACTTATCTCTGTGTAGCTGAAGCCAGGTACTTTCCGCACATCATTGCTGCGCATGGTATCACGGACTCGACCAACATCTGCCCACCGTGCCTTGGACGCATATACATTAGAGAGGAGCACATAGTCACCATCAACATTTGAACCAAGCTCGGCAAGCTTTGTAGCAGCTAACTCCGCGAGCTCAACATCACCATGCGTCTTGGACGCACCCAGCAATGTCTGCCAGAGGACAATATCTGCAGGAAACGGCATGGACTTAATGGTATCATATGCCTCGGCAAGACGGCCTGCGCGGCCAAGAAGGTCCACAACAGTGCCGTAGTGCTTTACATTGGGAGGAACCCTCATGCCATGAAAAACCCTGAGGCCATCATCCACGAGCCCAGCATGGTTGCATCCGCACAACACAGCGA
It contains:
- the LOC119335628 gene encoding probable aldo-keto reductase 1 — encoded protein: MEETPLPQPLVPRVRLGAQGLEVSKLGFGCMGLTGSYSAPLSDDAGASVVAHAFRRGVTFFDSSDFYGPHTNETLLGKALKQLPREQVQVATKFGIQQYAYDEGRGAVCGRPEYVRACCEASLRRLGVDYIDLYYQHRVDTTTPIEDTIGELKKLVEEGKVRYIGLSEASPDTIRRAHAVHPISAVQMEWSLWARDIEPDIVPLCRELGIGIVPYSPIGRGFFGGRGVTEQVSAESNLKKHPRFSAENLEKNKHLYLKMEELARKHHCSPTQLALAWVLHQGDDVVPIPGTTKIKNLDSNIDSLKIKLTEDDLKEISSQIREEDVAGVRSYTSLAHTNWNHADTPKK